The Arabidopsis thaliana chromosome 5, partial sequence genomic interval GAAAACAAGTATCTTGGTACACGAGTTCGGTCCGATGGAACCATTGGAGAGTGAGTTTTAAAGCTGTTCTTTTGCTTTGAGATTTTCGCTATGGAGTTTTGAGCTGAGGTAggtttttatgtttctgtGATATGTTTTTATGAAGGTATTCATGGATGACATATGGAGAAGCAGCGTCTGAGCGACAAGCCATTGGTTCAGGACTCTTGTTTCATGGAGTTAACCAAGTATGTTTCACTCTACTTTGAATGTAAAACTTATGCAGCTATGGTTcttgtaaagaaaaagtttcttcATTTAATGGAACAGGGAGATTGCGTTGGACTCTATTTTATTAACAGACCAGAGTGGTTGGTTGTGGATCATGCTTGTGCAGCATATTCATTTGTCTCTGTTCCTTTATATGATACACTTGGTAACCAatctaaatttgattttttctctttagtttTCGAGTTTTGCAAGCCTTGTCTCTTCTTAATATGATTCTTCTGGTTACGCAGGTCCAGACGCTGTTAAGTTTGTGGTGAATCATGCTAATCTGCAAGCTATATTTTGTGTACCACAAACCTTGAATATTGTAagtgtgttttggtttgttaaagTGCTAGCTATTATCTTCTGAGAATCAGTTCAAGTATAGTCTAAATTGCAACACTTTCGATCATGAATtgtgtttgtctttttttgttgggaaCTTTGCAGTTGCTAAGCTTCCTAGCGGAAATCCCATCCATTCGTCTCATTGTGGTATGTACTTCTCCAATATGTAATTTCACTGTAAGCTAAAATATATACTCCCActtataaatatgttttgcACTGTGATTAGGTGGTGGGAGGGGCTGATGAGCATTTGCCATCACTTCCTCGAGGAACTGGAGTCACAATTGTATCATACCAAAAGCTATTGAGTCAGGTAGCCTTTTACAATGGGTTTTAACTAAAGTACTAAACATGTGTTGTTATCTTGGTGAATGATGTCTCTGTTCCTGTAATGAGTTTTGCTTGGTAGTGAAAGAGACTTCATGTTGCCACCGGTTATCTTGTAGGGTCGAAGTAGCTTACATCCATTTTCGCCTCCAAAGCCAGAAGACATTGCAACCATATGCTACACAAGTGGAACCACAGGAACACCAAAGGTGAGTTTCTTCTGGTTGAAATGGTGCATAAATCACTTTAAAGCTAAATACTCAACTATATAGTTGATTTCATATGTTCTTTGTTTCCAAGGGTGTTGTGTTGACTCATGGAAACTTGATCGCGAATGTCGCTGGTTCCAGTGTGGAAGCAGAATTCTTTCCTTCAGATGTGTGAGTTGAACATTTCCCTTCAGAAGTGGCACACATAGTTTTAATGGAAGAGTCTTTGACTCAGATGTCTTCTATTTATAGTTACATATCATATCTTCCTTTGGCGCACATATATGAACGTGCAAATCAGATTATGGGGGTGTATGGTGGTGTTGCTGTCGGTTTCTATCAGGGGGTATGTAAGCTCATGTCTTGTGACATATGAGATTAACTTGTTTTACGAAATCAGactaatgtatatatatatatacttctttGACAGGATGTCTTCAAGCTGATGGATGATTTTGCTGTGTTAAGACCAACAATATTCTGTAGTGTCCCTCGCTTATATAATCGAATATATGATGGGTAAAATCACTTTATACTTCCCATGTCAAGTACGTATTGTGGAACTATGTGGTTTCTATGTGCTGACTTTAATCTCCACAGCATTACAAGTGCCGTAAAATCATCTGGGGTTGTGAAAAAAAGGCTTTTCGAAATTGCCTATAACTCAAAGAAGCAAGCGATCATTAATGGTACTAATAGAAACAGTTAGAAAAGTGAACTAAGTAGTATACGTGTTTCAAGCTTTCTGCATTATATCTGTCTTTCtcattttggtttcttcaggGCGGACTCCTTCTGCATTTTGGGACAAGCTGGtgttcaacaaaataaaagaaaagcttgGTGGACGGGTTCGGTTTATGGGGTCTGGTGCTTCTCCTTTGTCACCTGATGTCATGGATTTCTTGAGAatgtaagttttcttttcGGTTTGCTATGTTTGAACTTTTCTTCTGTGATTCCACTCTCACTGATTTCTAAGAATCTGAAACTAAACTAACAAAGAATATATGGTCTTTGATCATCGTGATGAACAGATGCTTTGGATGTTCGGTGCGTGAAGGGTATGGTATGACCGAGACTTCTTGTGTCATAAGTGCTATGGATGATGGTGACAATTTATCTGGCCATGTCGGTTCCCCTAATCCAGCTTGCGGTAAGCAATGTGTTATTTTAAAGACAGTGTATATATCAGAATCCAAACTTTTGTATCCAAATTGTATGActggtttttgtgttttgaaaatgttttttctttcttagagGTAAAACTTGTGGATGTTCCCGAAATGAATTACACATCAGACGATCAACCATACCCACGTGGTGAAATCTGTGTAAGAGGACCAATCATCTTCAAAGGCTACtacaaagatgaagaacaaacgTAACACATTTTCCAGTATCATTAGTGGCTCTAGTTATATGTATAGATAAGTGGACATGAGTCTTGACACATTTACTTGAGCAGGAGAGAAATTCTTGATGGAGATGGCTGGCTACACACAGGAGATATCGGGTTGTGGTTACCTGGTGGTCGGCTCAAGATCATAGACAGGttttataaatcaaaacattcttgttatttctttctttgcggaagaaaaagttgaaatgtTTGTTAAAACTTCAATGTGCATGACAGGAAGAAGAACATATTTAAGTTGGCGCAAGGAGAATATATAGCACCAGAGAAGATCGAAAATGTTTATACCAAATGTAGATTCGTTTCGCAGTGTTTCATTCACGGTAAGCAAAGACTCTACTCACACTATacatggcttcttcttcacttgtgCTATTTCTCAACCGAGCCAGAATGTCTCTATTATAGGTGATAGCTTCAATTCCTCTCTAGTAGCTATAGTTTCAGTCGACCCCGAAGTTATGAAAGATTGGGCTGCATCAGAAGGCATCAAGGTATTATCTTCTAACTCAATGATATCATCACTTATTAGAGACTTTAAAAGCAATTTATCAATGTGTTGCAAACTTTTCTTGATGATTGTAGTATGAGCATCTAGGACAGCTCTGTAACGATCCAAGAGTGCGAAAGACTGTTCTTGCTGAGATGGATGACCTTGGAAGAGAAGCtcaggtaaaaaaaaaaaaacctgcCTTAATAATCTAAAATGGGATTAGAAAACCAAGCAACTcaacaaatttacaatttgtGCTTAATACAGTTGAGAGGGTTTGAGTTTGCAAAGGCTGTGACTTTGGTGCCAGAACCATTCACCTTGGAGAATGGACTTCTCACACCAACATTCAAGGTAACTAAACAACAATGTGAAGTTGAAACCGcaatgaaatttttgttacTTACCTCGGAATCTCTAATTCATGTGTGGTAAAACTTTTCTAACAGATAAAGAGACCTCAAGCAAAAGCCTACTTTGCAGAAGCAATTAGCAAAATGTATGCGGAAATCGCAGCCTCGAACCCCATTCCTTCTAAACTGTGATGCTTTTTGCTTTGCTTaaaagtgtttctttttttttgtattacaaAGGTAATTGTAGAACTGTTAAAAGATCGGATTAGGATGAGGTAGATCGatcatttgaaataaaacagatTCATGGTGTAATTTTCTTTGATACTGTTTTCCAGAATAAAGGAAGCAGACTATGTCCTAATCCTGAAATGGATGATGAGTGTGGTCATAAGTTTGAGAAACCAGTGCATGTCCGTAcagtttggtttagttttgcTTTGGCTAACGCTAGTGTTGAAATAGTAAGCCTTATTAGAATAGGGAGAACAGCCTATTCCACCCTGAACCATGTTGCTTTATCGTTTTCATATACCGAACTTTTTATGTGCTTATAACTACATGAACTTggatttaatttgaatttacaaCACAAACTATGAAAATTCGGTAGAAAACCTCAAATTGCTAGACGGTGTTACTGTTCCGTTAACAGCTGACTAggatgatatatttataatttaaaataccACGTAATTATGTAGTTtcatttaaactaaaaacatttgaCACAAAATAATGCCAAGTCCGGATCGAACTCATGACCATTAGACCATGTACATGGGTGGTATTTCTAGAAAATCACAAgtccaaaaattatttttatattgacaAAACAATTAGAATGAGCTTGATCAGTATCAGCCCAGTGATATTTATGATACCAATATCATCTGACGCGGCTTCTCCTGATTGGTTACATTtgtcaaaagcaaaaaaaaaaatatatatttattaaacaaacattataaatcatatatatgaaagttggtcaACTCTCTTCAAATGAATGACACATcaccaaacaagaaaatgacatgtgtcattcgatattttttaaagtaaaaattaataaaattaaataaaaaaattaaatgtgTCATCAATACTACTCttaattgatttcttaatGATAGTTTATGAGTATCACCTATGAACATGCTCTTACGTTCAATAAAACACCCCGTTCATCTAAGCCAAGGTAAGTTTTTGACTAACACATACagaggttatatatatatatatatacaaactcaaaattaaaaataacagaCTTAACGAAaaatcaaatagaaaatagaCAAATCCATCAAATGAAGTCAGATTAATCCGTCAATTGAGAAATCGTCTTGTTTCCTCTGCAACCCAACCTCTACAATATGTCGAATCTGCTTGTAAAACCTAAGATTTCGATCCAAAAGAGAAGCTGCTAAATGGAATCAAATTGAAAAAGGGGAAAAGTGAAAAGGCGAGAGTTTGAATCTAGAACAAGGAAGGTTCCTGAAGCAAGAAATTGAACGTATAGTGAGAACTTGAATGGTCGTAAAGTATTCATGAATATAAAGTAGGAAAAGGAAAAGGCTTTtcgttttgttatttttaatatatatacatcttttcattaataaaatctaCTTGGTTCAGTTGGTTTTAAGTTCGATTAATGTTCTCAAAGGTCTTGGGTTCTCCCAGtaattgtaatattttgtatcatttttatttcatttactTAAATGAAACAACGTCGTTTCGTGATATTACGTGGCATCTTAGTCGGCATTTGTTAACGGAACAGTGATAGCGTCTAACGATTTGAGACTTTTCACCGGATTTACATAGTTTGTgttgaaaattcaaattaaatcaAAGTTCATGTAGTTACAAGCACATAAGAAAGTTTGGTGTATGAAAGCGATAAAGCAAATTAGTTCATGGGGGAATATGCCGTTCTCCCTATTAGAATAAGCTAAAAAAATCGCCGGCACCAACACCTGAAGTAAAccgtgaaaaagaaaattaaaaaattagacTGGTTTATTTCgttacaatttttctttcaagtttaATCCAATTACTTCAAATTATTCATCTccaaatcttatattttgtatttagcTTCATTGCAAATATTTCGAAGTATAGACTGAGTATGTTTCAAAAATTAGTTATTGGTTAAGTAATTTCTAACCAGTAATAGATTTTTTGCCGCCTTTTTTCCATCAAACATAActtatattaatttgaaagGTCTTTACACAACgatttattttccttctttataattatataaataagcaTTAAACGAAATAAAACAGATTAAAGATCgctaaaaacaaacaaactagaATCGACCAAAAATTCTCGTGATAGGAaaatttttggtaaatttctCGTGATATTCTATCACAAGTTGGTTGGAAGTTTTAGAAACTTCTCGTATAAACTGAAAGTTTATTTGAAGACAATTTCTCCTGATAAATTTAGCTAAAATACATTTTACTCTAACTTCTGCCTAATTTTTACCAATTAAGTTGAAGGTTTAGTAGatcatattttattcttttacaCTAAACATTGTGTATACAAAGGTAtaatgtttctattttcttctcttactATTAAGaactgaaaaataattatagttacttttggtttttattctTACTTTTCAGCTActaattagatttttatttttacgtaaaacaattttgtaCTGACACGgtccaatatatatacatgtctCTATTTAACACATTAgagtataaaaataatttttagttagaaaaaatatttaaaaaattaaaaagcaacTTGTGTACCATCTACTGTACAAAACCAAGAgcaaaatatgtatatgttcCACCTTGAACAATATAAACACTGGATAATGGAGGTGTTTTATGTGCggttcatatatattatttgttttatttgattttacgTTTTTGCAAATCAAATTTATCAACTAATTCTTAAACTTTCTAAACATTTGACggttctctctcttttcattttttaataaatataaaatataaaaatcatttgtataaGTTACACAAACAACTATGACCTATATCTTGAAATATtaagactatatatattaagcTAAAAGTTCTAAGATagtgatttaaaatatttgaattacatgtattatatttttcactTTCAATATCTAActttttatcttattaataataatatgactttatagtattttataaatattttagtaataataattctATATCTAACTcttagtaataataattacaTATCTAACTTTATagtattttgtaaatattttatctagaattaaaattaatttatagatattttactgtatttataatattttttaaatacatgttcaaaatatgttaaatcaatgttgcaaaaaaattatttttttattattatgtatagtttatagaaaattgatatttcttataattataaaaatttaatctgCACCGCTTGATCCACTTTCACCATTCAACACATATAAAGCGTTTGAACAGGGTTTGAATGTAGGGCGCGTATCGAGTGGTTTAGGGACGGTTCAATTATTATGTTACCATTCAACATCACTTTATTATGTTATCTGTggtttgataattaaaaagtaaaaaataaaataacactGATGCGGTTCAAAAGTGTAatcgaaaaaacaaaactgtagTTATCAAATTATACGGCATATGTggtttcaaaacttttacgtgcggttacattttttta includes:
- the LACS7 gene encoding long-chain acyl-CoA synthetase 7 (long-chain acyl-CoA synthetase 7 (LACS7); FUNCTIONS IN: protein binding, long-chain fatty acid-CoA ligase activity; INVOLVED IN: response to salt stress, long-chain fatty acid metabolic process, response to ozone; LOCATED IN: peroxisome; EXPRESSED IN: 25 plant structures; EXPRESSED DURING: 15 growth stages; CONTAINS InterPro DOMAIN/s: AMP-binding, conserved site (InterPro:IPR020845), AMP-dependent synthetase/ligase (InterPro:IPR000873); BEST Arabidopsis thaliana protein match is: long-chain acyl-CoA synthetase 6 (TAIR:AT3G05970.1); Has 30201 Blast hits to 17322 proteins in 780 species: Archae - 12; Bacteria - 1396; Metazoa - 17338; Fungi - 3422; Plants - 5037; Viruses - 0; Other Eukaryotes - 2996 (source: NCBI BLink).), with product MEFASPEQRRLETIRSHIDTSPTNDQSSSLFLNATASSASPFFKEDSYSVVLPEKLDTGKWNVYRSKRSPTKLVSRFPDHPEIGTLHDNFVHAVETYAENKYLGTRVRSDGTIGEYSWMTYGEAASERQAIGSGLLFHGVNQGDCVGLYFINRPEWLVVDHACAAYSFVSVPLYDTLGPDAVKFVVNHANLQAIFCVPQTLNILLSFLAEIPSIRLIVVVGGADEHLPSLPRGTGVTIVSYQKLLSQGRSSLHPFSPPKPEDIATICYTSGTTGTPKGVVLTHGNLIANVAGSSVEAEFFPSDVYISYLPLAHIYERANQIMGVYGGVAVGFYQGDVFKLMDDFAVLRPTIFCSVPRLYNRIYDGITSAVKSSGVVKKRLFEIAYNSKKQAIINGRTPSAFWDKLVFNKIKEKLGGRVRFMGSGASPLSPDVMDFLRICFGCSVREGYGMTETSCVISAMDDGDNLSGHVGSPNPACEVKLVDVPEMNYTSDDQPYPRGEICVRGPIIFKGYYKDEEQTREILDGDGWLHTGDIGLWLPGGRLKIIDRKKNIFKLAQGEYIAPEKIENVYTKCRFVSQCFIHGDSFNSSLVAIVSVDPEVMKDWAASEGIKYEHLGQLCNDPRVRKTVLAEMDDLGREAQLRGFEFAKAVTLVPEPFTLENGLLTPTFKIKRPQAKAYFAEAISKMYAEIAASNPIPSKL